In the Bdellovibrionota bacterium genome, one interval contains:
- a CDS encoding DUF4160 domain-containing protein, with the protein MAPTVFRIWNLKVIIYPKDHFPPHVHICGPEAEAKFDMRSWECIESFGFTENSLKKIRQYLKERESTLWEVWNEYQE; encoded by the coding sequence GTGGCACCTACAGTTTTTCGGATTTGGAATTTAAAAGTAATTATTTACCCTAAGGATCATTTTCCTCCTCATGTACATATTTGTGGGCCTGAGGCAGAGGCAAAGTTTGATATGAGATCTTGGGAATGTATAGAAAGTTTTGGGTTTACAGAAAATTCTCTAAAAAAAATTCGTCAATATCTGAAAGAACGAGAGAGCACTCTATGGGAGGTTTGGAATGAGTACCAAGAATAA
- a CDS encoding BrnA antitoxin family protein, protein MSTKNKKITYGKVEIPSNAFDPQNIKERITIMLDQDILDAYRKKAKETGDKYQSLINRTLRETLSKHPSLEKRIEALEQKIKKLG, encoded by the coding sequence ATGAGTACCAAGAATAAAAAAATAACTTATGGAAAAGTAGAAATACCCAGTAATGCTTTTGATCCTCAGAATATCAAAGAGCGTATCACGATAATGTTGGATCAAGATATTCTCGATGCCTATCGTAAAAAAGCTAAAGAAACGGGTGATAAGTATCAGTCCTTGATAAACAGAACTCTTAGAGAAACTTTGTCAAAACACCCAAGCTTAGAAAAACGAATTGAGGCTCTTGAGCAAAAAATTAAAAAATTAGGTTAA
- a CDS encoding penicillin-binding protein 2, whose protein sequence is MKFSQIRFYIVVSLLFTLFSILVLRAFYIQIIPNERLKAFQERQFKRVVTLQPTRGIILDRNKKELASSITAYSLFADPSIVAKPKQAAIKLGWYLGRSGNAVYKQISDKNKRFVWLDRQMTKEKRDKIAKLNIKGLGFVEESKRIYPNHNLLSQTLGFVGQEGQGLGGLEGKFNEELSGSQRKMLIQRDARGRPLLANGKLFNDQPDGSTIELTIDSELQYVLEQELKKSLVENEADTSVGVVMDAQTNEIVAMSSYPDFNPNEALEADPNSRKNRVVTDPFETGSTLKSFVAAGALRAGLLEPNTKYYCEKGLMKVADRVIKEATQEHKWEWLTVSEILAKSSNIGMVKIGFQLGAKKTKEILDDFGFGQKTGITLGGDSRGIIPPTPWSEVSLANISFGHGIAVSALQITNAYTVLANGGVLKEPLLVKSITDPMTDDKETFEARKIRRVLSEEQAKTMLLMLMGVTQDEGTGVNARVPGFPVAGKTGTAQKVDSEKGGYMKGAYISSFAGIIPANDPKYVIYVAVDNPKKKYYGSEVAAPVFAKVASFAMRRSGISPILLTEENVIGNQTKLEKKAKDIVMKLAREVNKDIPQTDEDRLVGLTVREVMEKTRDQKNAKVKIYGSGESYKVTSESKDDSKIIKVYFR, encoded by the coding sequence ATGAAATTCAGCCAGATTCGCTTCTACATAGTTGTTAGTTTATTGTTCACATTGTTTTCAATTTTAGTCTTAAGAGCTTTCTATATTCAGATTATTCCTAACGAAAGACTAAAAGCATTTCAAGAAAGACAATTCAAACGCGTGGTGACGCTTCAGCCTACGCGTGGAATTATTTTGGATCGTAACAAAAAAGAATTGGCATCATCCATTACCGCTTACTCACTTTTTGCAGATCCATCGATTGTTGCGAAACCCAAACAAGCGGCTATCAAGTTGGGCTGGTATTTGGGTAGATCGGGAAACGCGGTTTATAAACAGATCTCCGATAAAAACAAAAGATTTGTGTGGCTTGATCGCCAGATGACAAAAGAAAAAAGAGACAAGATTGCCAAGCTCAACATCAAAGGCTTGGGTTTTGTGGAAGAATCAAAAAGGATTTATCCGAATCACAATTTACTTTCTCAAACATTGGGGTTTGTTGGTCAGGAAGGACAAGGTCTGGGAGGCCTCGAGGGAAAATTCAATGAGGAGCTTTCGGGTTCACAAAGAAAAATGCTAATTCAAAGAGACGCTAGAGGAAGACCACTGCTTGCAAATGGAAAATTATTTAATGATCAACCCGATGGATCGACCATTGAATTAACGATTGATAGTGAACTTCAATATGTTCTTGAGCAGGAACTAAAAAAATCACTTGTCGAGAATGAAGCTGACACTTCTGTGGGTGTTGTTATGGATGCACAAACGAATGAGATTGTTGCAATGTCGTCTTATCCGGACTTCAATCCCAACGAGGCTTTAGAAGCAGATCCAAATTCTAGAAAGAATAGAGTTGTAACTGATCCTTTTGAGACGGGAAGTACACTAAAGTCTTTTGTGGCGGCAGGTGCTCTTAGAGCGGGACTGTTAGAGCCAAATACAAAATACTATTGTGAAAAAGGTTTAATGAAAGTGGCAGACAGAGTGATCAAGGAAGCAACCCAGGAGCACAAATGGGAGTGGCTAACGGTGAGTGAAATTTTAGCCAAATCTTCAAACATAGGTATGGTTAAAATTGGTTTCCAACTAGGAGCAAAGAAGACAAAAGAAATCTTAGATGATTTCGGATTCGGACAAAAAACTGGAATCACTTTGGGTGGTGATTCGAGAGGGATCATTCCACCAACTCCATGGAGTGAGGTGAGTCTTGCAAATATTTCTTTTGGTCACGGTATTGCTGTGAGCGCATTGCAAATTACAAATGCTTACACAGTACTGGCTAACGGTGGAGTTTTAAAAGAGCCATTATTGGTAAAATCCATAACAGATCCAATGACTGACGACAAAGAAACTTTTGAGGCCCGAAAAATCAGAAGAGTACTTTCAGAAGAGCAGGCAAAGACAATGCTCCTTATGCTCATGGGTGTAACTCAGGACGAGGGAACTGGCGTGAATGCAAGAGTCCCTGGTTTTCCTGTCGCGGGTAAAACAGGGACTGCTCAAAAAGTAGATTCTGAAAAAGGCGGTTACATGAAAGGTGCATACATTTCCTCTTTTGCGGGAATTATTCCGGCAAATGACCCAAAGTATGTGATTTATGTAGCGGTCGATAATCCTAAGAAAAAATATTACGGATCAGAAGTAGCCGCTCCAGTATTCGCAAAAGTAGCTAGCTTCGCCATGAGAAGGTCAGGTATCAGTCCAATTCTCCTCACGGAAGAGAATGTTATTGGTAATCAAACAAAACTAGAGAAAAAAGCCAAAGACATCGTGATGAAATTGGCGCGTGAAGTGAACAAAGACATTCCACAAACGGATGAAGACCGTTTAGTTGGCTTAACTGTTCGTGAAGTGATGGAAAAAACAAGAGACCAAAAAAACGCAAAAGTAAAAATCTATGGAAGTGGTGAGAGCTACAAAGTCACTTCTGAATCCAAAGACGATTCAAAAATTATCAAGGTCTATTTTCGTTAA
- a CDS encoding transglutaminase-like domain-containing protein has translation MKQILLSIIFQFLFIHTVLAQFTAGDAKKASGFELSLQVTKAISSLASACGSKVSNYLVKSIQEGTPFSEIQIELNKLTQSADCLKAFRKFQIIQNELYYRGNKNLIATQQKSLRLSNQSGVRVSTASTNAQNLDKYSIQVLGKELNSLALTGVIPPNAKKAYLKISHENSKEGIFQIVKLDLTGRWTERVFFREGPGDYKISFLAKTSSGSEKSDNYIVYDDLEVQSELTLNPDLMPSHHVESDSQIIINLAAEITKNKTSTLDKAKALYDWIKDNISYDYSSLEKASTGLSYEDIHSRDFSAIYTLQRKTDLCVGYAALYAALLRASNIPTRIIVGQATVGFHAWNEVLIDEKWILTDVTLEHTTGKDYFNAEPEFFRQEHLSSESTLY, from the coding sequence ATGAAGCAAATTTTATTATCAATTATTTTTCAATTCCTCTTTATCCATACTGTCCTTGCCCAATTCACTGCCGGAGATGCAAAGAAAGCTTCTGGCTTTGAGTTGAGTCTGCAAGTGACAAAAGCAATTTCTAGTTTAGCTTCAGCTTGTGGATCAAAGGTCTCTAATTACTTAGTCAAATCCATTCAAGAAGGCACTCCATTTTCCGAAATTCAAATAGAGCTGAACAAATTAACCCAATCAGCAGATTGCCTTAAAGCGTTCAGAAAATTTCAAATTATTCAAAATGAACTTTATTATAGGGGCAATAAAAATTTAATTGCCACTCAGCAAAAATCTCTGCGCTTATCAAATCAATCCGGTGTGAGGGTAAGCACCGCCTCAACAAATGCACAAAATCTAGATAAATATTCTATTCAAGTACTCGGTAAGGAATTAAACTCTTTGGCACTAACAGGCGTAATACCACCCAACGCCAAAAAAGCTTATTTGAAGATTTCTCATGAAAATTCAAAAGAAGGTATTTTTCAAATTGTAAAATTAGATCTTACCGGGAGATGGACTGAGCGTGTTTTTTTCAGAGAGGGTCCTGGCGATTATAAAATATCGTTTCTAGCAAAGACTTCTTCTGGGAGTGAAAAATCAGACAACTACATTGTCTATGACGATCTAGAGGTTCAATCTGAACTCACGCTCAACCCAGATTTAATGCCCAGTCATCATGTTGAAAGTGATTCGCAAATAATTATTAACTTAGCAGCTGAAATCACTAAAAATAAAACCTCAACTCTGGACAAAGCTAAAGCTTTGTATGACTGGATAAAAGATAATATTTCCTATGACTACTCATCTTTAGAAAAAGCTTCAACCGGACTGAGTTATGAAGATATTCACTCTAGAGATTTTTCGGCAATATATACGTTGCAACGTAAAACGGATCTTTGCGTCGGTTACGCAGCTCTGTATGCGGCGCTATTAAGAGCATCCAATATCCCGACTCGAATTATAGTTGGTCAAGCTACGGTTGGATTCCACGCCTGGAATGAAGTTTTAATAGATGAAAAGTGGATATTGACCGATGTCACCTTGGAACACACTACCGGTAAGGACTATTTCAATGCGGAGCCAGAATTTTTTAGACAAGAACATCTTAGCTCTGAGAGCACTCTTTACTGA